A window of Bacillus sp. DX3.1 genomic DNA:
AATGATAATGATAACTGTTTTCAACAAGGAGGAAATATGTTTCAAAATAAAAAGATGTTTATGCTCTGCTTCTTACTTATCATTGCTATGATTGCAGGGTGTAGTAATGAAGAAAAGAAAGATACAAGTAAAACTGCGAAAGGGAAAGACTCGTATGTAATTAAACATGCGATGGGGGAAACGACAATAAATGGTACACCTAAAAAAGTTGTAGTCCTAACAAATGAAGGAGCTGAAGCTCTTTTAGCGGTAGGCATTACACCAGTAGGTACAACAAAGCCACGTGCTGGTGATTCATGGTATCCGCACTTAGAAAAGGAATTAAAAGATACACAAGTAGTAGGAACAGAACGTGATGTAAACTTAGAGGCAATTATAAAATTAAAACCGGATTTAATTATCGGGAATAAAATGCGTCATGAAAAAGTATATGAACAGCTAAAAGCAATTGCACCAACTGTTTATGCTGAAACATTGCGCGGAGATTGGAAAGAAAACTTTACGTTATATACAAAGGCAGTTAATAAAGAAAAAGAAGGTCAAGCAGCTCTTGATAACTATAAAAAACGTGTTGATGAATTGAAAGGAAAACTTGGAGATAAGGTAGAATCTAAAGTTTCTATGATTCGTTTCGTTCCAGGTGATGTTCGTATTTATCAAAAAAATTCATTCTCTGGCGCTGTTTTAGAAGATATCGGTTTTAAACGTCCACCACTTCAAGATAAAGATGGATTTGCAATACAAGGTATTACAAAAGAGCAAATTCCAAATATGGATGGAGATGTGTTATTCTATTTCACATCTGATAAAGATGCGGATAAAAATAATGAAGGGAAAACAGTAGCAGAAGAATGGATTCAAGATCCACTATTCAAGCAACTACAAGTTTCTAAAAACAATAAAGTCCATCAGGTAGATGAAGTAATTTGGAATACTGCAGGTGGTATAAAGGCTGCAAATCTTATGTTAGATGATATTGAAAAATACTTTTTAAAATAAAGTATTGAGTTATACCGATATGTGCGAAAAACCAAAGGCTACGCTAGCCTTTGGTTTTTTATGCGGATAAATATTTGAAAATTCTTTATTTTAAGTGCCGATGAGTTGTACAATGAAAGTAGTCATGTGGGAAGGGGTGGTAAAATGTCTCAAGGTACCCATAAAGGTTGGATATTATTTAATGGACGTCTTGTAAATTCAAAGGAAGAACAAGCGATAGTTCCGCTAGAAGAAAGAGGTTTACAGTTTGGTGATGGGATATATGAAGTGTTTCGTCTATACAATGGAAAACCGCATTTACTAGATTTACATTTAGATCGTTTCTTTAAATCTATGAAGGAAATTGACCTTAACCCACCGTTTACAAAAGAAGAATTGATTGAACAGCTACAGCAATTAATTGAAAAAAATCAATTTCAAGAAGATGGAAATGTTTATATTCAAATTTCAAGGGGCGTACAACCAAGAAATCATGTGTATGAACCAAATCTTGAGCCGACTTATTTTGCAAATATCGTATCGTTTCCTAGACCGCTTTCTTTTATGAAAAAAGGGATAAAAGTAACAGTAGCAGAGGATATTCGATGGAAGTTTTGTCATATAAAGTCCCTTAATCTTCTCCCGAATATTATGATTAAGAATAAAATTAACAAAGAAGGATATACTGAAGTAATTTTAGTTCGTGATGGTATTGTAACAGAGGGATGTCATTCTAATTTCTTTATTATAAAAGATGATAAATTAATTACGCATCCAGCTGATCATTTCATTTTACATGGGATTACACGTCACCACGTAATCTCTTTAGCAAAAGTTTTACATATAGAAGTAGAAGAGCGAGAATTTTCGTTAGAAGAGGTATATGAGGCAGACGAATGCTTCTTTACAGCAACGCCACTAGAAATTTTGCCGGTCATTCAAATTGGAGAAGAACCCTTCAGTAAGGGAGAAATTGGACTGGTTACGAAGAATTTGCAAGCAGCGTATGAAGAAAGTATTGCAATGTTTAAAGTGACAACTTGAGCTAATGAATACATGAAGAGAAGCTGGTATTCCTCCAGCTTCTCTTCATGTTATAATCAACTATATAAAGATTTTTGAAAACGCTGTAAAAGGGGATTTTGTTTATATGAATTATGATGCATTGAAAGAAGTGATTCACGGACGTCGTAGCGTTCGGAAATTTACAGAACAAGCGGTACCTGTAAATGAAATAGAAGAAATTTTAGATTGTGCTCGCTATGCACCAAGTGATACGAATTCACAAACGTGGGAATTTCTCGTTATTATGAATCGTGATAAAATTAAAGAAGTAGAACAAATGACGTGGGATGCCCTGTATAAACAAGCGGAAGAAGCGAAAGAAAAAGGGGAAGAAAAGGCAGGCAAATTATTAACGCGTTCTTTTGGACCGTATGCAACGGCTTTTTCTGATGCACCCGTATTGATCGTTTGTTTAGCAACACCATATCAATCAAAGTTTCGTGAAAAAATATTTGATCCAATTAACTTTGTTCCGGATGCAGTTTGGGAAGAAGAAGGGATTAAAAGCAGCTGCTTAGCGGCACAAAATTTAATGTTGGCAGCACATGCGCGCGGCCTTGGGACTTGTCCAATGACAGGGCCTGTTTTATTAGCGCAGGATCAATTGCGACAATATCTACAAATTGAACCTGAAAAACAAATTAATATGGTTATTTCTCTAGGTTATCCGAAAGACAAGCCGAAAAAACTTGCTCGTAAAGAAGTAGCGGAAATTACGAAATTTATTTATTAATATGTTTATGAAAAAAATGAAAGAAAAAAAGACATTGAATTTATCAATGTCTTTTTTCATACTGTTGAAAAACAATCTAGTCAATAGACAAAACCTGAAAATTTCGATAAAATCTCCTCGTGAATGAAATGAAGCGAGGAGATTTTTTATGTACGTTACATATTCCATGAAAGAAATTGAAGAAAATCGAAAGTACTATGAAATGATGTATGATGCTTCGCATCATTTAGTAAAGATGGATCAAGTGATGGATTGGGATTTTGTGACAAGGCGATTGGAAGTGTTCTATCCACATCGTATCGGTCGACCAACGAAAGATCCGATTATGTTAGTGAAAATCTTATTAATTCAGTATTTGGAAGGCTTTCGCTCGGTTCGTTTTACATGTAATCAAGTAAAACAGAATGCGACGTATCGTTGGTTTTTAGGGATTTCCTCGAATGAGAAGATTCCAGATCACTCAACAATCTCTAAGTTTCTCTCGCAACGTCTACGAAATGCGACGTTTTGGGAGGAGCTTTTTCAGCATTGCCTTCGTGTGATTCAACAAGAAGGGTTTATCGCAAACGAAACATGGGTGGCGGATGAAACAGAATTAAAAGCGAATGCGAATAAGCGTGTACGCGAAATCTTGGCGGAAGAAAAAGTAATAGAAGAAAAAGATGAGGATTTAGTGATGATTAACGATCACCGTGTGCGTCATGGGAAGAAACCTTTACAAGCGAAAGGCTCAAAAATAGAAGAAAAACAGACAAACATTAGCCCTGTAGATTCTGACGCTCGCTTGTCCGTCAAACACGATCAACGCGGACGCTTTGCCTATTTTGAGCACCGTATCGTGGATTCGCTTCA
This region includes:
- a CDS encoding IS1182 family transposase, with the protein product MYVTYSMKEIEENRKYYEMMYDASHHLVKMDQVMDWDFVTRRLEVFYPHRIGRPTKDPIMLVKILLIQYLEGFRSVRFTCNQVKQNATYRWFLGISSNEKIPDHSTISKFLSQRLRNATFWEELFQHCLRVIQQEGFIANETWVADETELKANANKRVREILAEEKVIEEKDEDLVMINDHRVRHGKKPLQAKGSKIEEKQTNISPVDSDARLSVKHDQRGRFAYFEHRIVDSLHNFIIATDVTAANVPGHRKLIGQVERLNQLLGKYAKEIALDSGYYNASLARRLFQRGFFVYMSYRRFTTKDHPKCRRYQFKQVNEDLYACPCGVPFYYKTTNRQGYHEFRPPKGSCQSCPFAKKENQDRVLRISIHQEIYDQLREQRLSIRGKILRSVRPSTVELSFAHSKELHGLRYARYRGVQKVKVQVLMTAIIQNLKKWTKLRSLKQVGLHLTHQIIEETIL
- the dat gene encoding D-amino-acid transaminase — encoded protein: MSQGTHKGWILFNGRLVNSKEEQAIVPLEERGLQFGDGIYEVFRLYNGKPHLLDLHLDRFFKSMKEIDLNPPFTKEELIEQLQQLIEKNQFQEDGNVYIQISRGVQPRNHVYEPNLEPTYFANIVSFPRPLSFMKKGIKVTVAEDIRWKFCHIKSLNLLPNIMIKNKINKEGYTEVILVRDGIVTEGCHSNFFIIKDDKLITHPADHFILHGITRHHVISLAKVLHIEVEEREFSLEEVYEADECFFTATPLEILPVIQIGEEPFSKGEIGLVTKNLQAAYEESIAMFKVTT
- a CDS encoding nitroreductase family protein, with translation MNYDALKEVIHGRRSVRKFTEQAVPVNEIEEILDCARYAPSDTNSQTWEFLVIMNRDKIKEVEQMTWDALYKQAEEAKEKGEEKAGKLLTRSFGPYATAFSDAPVLIVCLATPYQSKFREKIFDPINFVPDAVWEEEGIKSSCLAAQNLMLAAHARGLGTCPMTGPVLLAQDQLRQYLQIEPEKQINMVISLGYPKDKPKKLARKEVAEITKFIY
- a CDS encoding iron-siderophore ABC transporter substrate-binding protein — protein: MFQNKKMFMLCFLLIIAMIAGCSNEEKKDTSKTAKGKDSYVIKHAMGETTINGTPKKVVVLTNEGAEALLAVGITPVGTTKPRAGDSWYPHLEKELKDTQVVGTERDVNLEAIIKLKPDLIIGNKMRHEKVYEQLKAIAPTVYAETLRGDWKENFTLYTKAVNKEKEGQAALDNYKKRVDELKGKLGDKVESKVSMIRFVPGDVRIYQKNSFSGAVLEDIGFKRPPLQDKDGFAIQGITKEQIPNMDGDVLFYFTSDKDADKNNEGKTVAEEWIQDPLFKQLQVSKNNKVHQVDEVIWNTAGGIKAANLMLDDIEKYFLK